One window of the Pieris brassicae chromosome Z, ilPieBrab1.1, whole genome shotgun sequence genome contains the following:
- the LOC123718793 gene encoding mucin-2-like isoform X32: MSTFREDMRLLILLLLGTAWADVLPNGCPRDFSVHHLLRHEDCKKFYSCSNGVPIEMSCAPGTAFDFDLQKCIEDTSGCAKNDHNFIDSGGTCIPTAHETDCTKYYSCEKGVHVLTSCDPGYRFNTETGKCDVSSKVTCKHIKKRSIQTRCPNDVRIQMNIPHESDCDKYYRCFHGNRILMSCFNGAHYNPKTQSCDTPENAGCVDEEIIEDCPANTFIPIFLPHDTDCSKYYRCFRGNKQVQRCGHGQHFNAKTQLCDTIANAGCEKESNPPNECLKDGMLLSHEQCDKYFQCVHGNKILMPCPTGMHFSFKLQRCDWPKIAKCEPTQTPTTTTTTTTTTTTPKPESTPTPGYFPNGCPIDYRIEQLLPHPDCTKFYQCVHGFKQEMPCPGGTHFSFALQRCDWPSIAKCVPGITTTTRRPITTRRPTTTTRRSTTITTTKSPISTPRPGYFPNGCPVDYRIEQLLPHPDCTKFYQCVHGFKQEMPCPGGTHFSYELQRCDWPHIANCKPGASTSSPTTTPSTTPSTTTSTLRPTITTPSVTTSKPEYLPNGCPKDFSVHLLLPHEYDCTKFYHCNFGEKVERQCNSNLYFDPILQVCNWPSAVDCKPSTPPQSTTIKDLETTTTEVTSSVATTPDTTISPEVSTVGPTTPEATTPEATTAEDTTLEPTTPEATTPEATTAEDTTLEPTTTEATTPEATTPEATTAEDTTLEPTTPEASTPEATTAEDTTLEPTTTEATTPEATTAEDTTLEPTTPEATTAEDTTLEPTTPEATTPETTTAEDTTLEPTTPEATTPEATTTEDTTLEPTTPEASTPEATTAEDTTLESTTPEASTPEATTAEDTTLEPTTPEATTPEATTPEATTAEDTTLEPTTPEATTPEATTAEDTTLEPTTTEATTPEATTAEDTTLEPTTPEATTAEDTTLEPTTPEATTPEATTAEDTTLEPTTPEATTPEATTAEDITLEPTTPEATTPEATTAEDTTLEPTTPEATTPEATTAEDTTLEPTTPEATTPEATTPEATTAEDTTLEPTTPEATTPEATTPEATTAEDTTLEPTTPEATTPEATTAEDTTLEPTTPEATTPEATTPEATTAEDTTLEPTTPEATTAEDTTLEPTTPEATTPETTTAEDTTLEPTTPEATTPEATTTEDTTLEPTTPEASTPEATTAEDITLEPTTPEATTPEATTAEDTTLEPTTPEATTPEATTAEDTTLEPTTPEATTPEATTPEATTAEDTTLEPTTPEATTPEATTAEDTTLEPTTPEATTPEATTPEATTPETSTPEASTPEATTPEATTAEDTTLEPTTPEATTPETTTAENTTLEPTTPEATTPEATTTEDTTLEPTTPEATTPEATTAEDITLEPTTPEATTPEATTAEDTTLEPTTPEATTPEATTAEDTTLEPTTPEETTPEATTAEDTTLEPTTPEATTPEATTAEDTTLEPTTPEATTPEATTPEATTAENTTLEPTTPEATTPEATTAEDTTLEPTTPEATTPEATTPEATTAEDTTLEPTTTEATAPEATTPEATTAEDTTLEPTTPEATTPEATTAEDTTLEPTTPEASTPEATTAEDTTLEPTTPEATTPEATTPEATTAEDTTLEPTTPEATTPEATTAEDTTLEPTTPEATTPEATTPEATTAEDTTLEPTTPEATTPEATTAEDTTLEPTTPEATTPEATTPEATTAEDTTLEPTTPEATTPEATTAEDTTLEPTTPEATTPEATTPEATTAEDTTLEPTTTEATAPEATTPEATTAEDTTLEPTTPEATTPEATTAEDTTLEPTTPEATTPEATTPEATTAEDTTLEPTTPEATTPEATTPEATTAEDTTLEPTTPEATTPEATTAEDTTLEPTTPEATTPEATTPEATTAEDTTLEPTTTEATAPEATTPEATTAEDTTLEPTTTEATAPEATTPEATTAEDTTLEPTTPEATTPEATTAEDTTLEPTTPEATTPEATTAEDTTLEPTTPEATTPEATTAEDTTLEPTTPEASTPSTPSTPAPICPPGVFGNVPHPVLCDYYYNCIGGMEVLLRCLEGFEYDHSIRGCSRISENGCFARKNVTTTIDYNTDTTTDYQLIDTTTEYIESTTYRENICPPGFSGNLPHSTICSHYYLCEEGEAILKNCAKGFEYDAEIMDCVPISETGCYAQQGLTTTTDNNRLPELSTYKNDEEDYICPPMFSGNIEHPTLCDSYYTCFAGMEFLMNCSHGFEFDPVVKNCVRISKTGCFATRYNLTSSTTTTTTPTITTTENNKDKPICPPNFSGNVPHETKCDSYYTCFSGSEFLMQCPNGFEFDSNTKDCVRISETGCFAQQRLATTTDNNRLPELSTYKNDEEDYICPPMFSGNIKHPSLCDSYYTCFAGMEFLMNCTHGFEFDPVVKDCVRISETGCFAQQGLATTTDNNKLPELSTYKNDEEDYICPPMFSGNIEHPSLCDSYYTCFAGMEFLMNCSHGFEFDPAVKNCVRISNTGCFATRYNLTTTTTTTTTTTPSTTTPENNKVKPICPPAFSGNIPHRTKCDYYYTCFSGSEFLMQCPKEFEFDPNTKDCVRISEAGCFAHQDLTTTTDNNRLPELSTYKNDEEDYICPPTFSGNIEHPTLCDSYYTCFAGMEFLMNCSHGFEFDPVVENCVRVSKTGCFATRYNLTTTTTTSTTTEHNKVTPICPPAFSGNIPHRTKCDYYYTCFSGSEFLMQCPNGFEFDPTTNECVRVTPSGCFARQNDPENICAPGKSGHVPHPELCDTFYLCAMGEPLRLHCSRGFEFSAENGQCVAISDDGCFAKVKQSKQMPICSPAKSGNIPHQTRCDSYYHCEDGEATEVFCKEGLEFDPETKQCALISENGCTARK, encoded by the exons AGTTGTGACACGCCGGAGAATGCTGGTTGCGTTGACGAGGAAATTATCGAGGACTGTCCAGCTAACACCTTTATCCCAATATTTTTACCTCATGATACTGACTGTAGCAAGTATTATAGATGCTTTAGGGGTAACAAACAAGTCCAAAGGTGTGGTCATGGTCAGCATTTTAATGCGAAAACCCAG CTCTGCGATACAATAGCAAACGCTGGCTGCGAAAAGGAATCGAACCCGCCAAATGAGTGCCTTAAGGATGGAATGTTGCTATCACATGAGCAGtgtgataaatattttcaatgtgTTCAcgggaataaaatattaatgccGTGTCCAACTGGGATGCACTTTAGTTTCAAGTTACAG CGATGTGATTGGCCAAAAATAGCGAAATGTGAGCCAACACAAACACCAACAACAACAACGactacaacaacaacaacaacgaCACCGAAACCGGAATCAACACCCACACCGGGATACTTTCCTAACGGATGTCCTATAGACTATAGAATTGAACAGTTGTTACCACATCCGGATTGTACGAAATTTTATCAGTGCGTGCATGGTTTTAAACAAGAAATGCCTTGTCCAGGAGGAACGCACTTCAGTTTTGCTTTGcag AGATGTGATTGGCCTAGTATAGCAAAGTGTGTTCCGGGTATAACAACTACAACTCGACGCCCAATAACAACTCGTCGACCAACAACAACTACTCGTCGATCGACAACAATTACAACGACCAAATCACCTATTAGTACCCCAAGGCCTGGATATTTTCCCAATGGATGTCCAGTAGACTACAGAATCGAACAATTGTTACCACATCCTGACTGCACTAAATTCTATCAGTGCGTGCATGGCTTTAAACAAGAAATGCCATGTCCGGGAGGAACACACTTCAGTTATGAACTGCAG AGATGCGATTGGCCACATATTGCTAATTGTAAGCCTGGAGCTTCAACTTCTTCCCCAACAACAACACCTTCTACAACACCCAGTACAACAACATCAACACTAAGACCAACAATAACAACGCCCAGCGTAACAACGTCAAAGCCAGAATATTTACCAAATGGTTGTCCTAAGGACTTTTCGGTCCATTTGTTGCTACCACATGAGTACGATTGCACGAAATTCTATCATTGCAATTTTGGGGAGAAGGTTGAGCGGCAATGTAATTCGAATTTATACTTCGATCCAATTTTGCAG GTATGTAACTGGCCGTCAGCAGTTGATTGCAAGCCAAGCACGCCTCCTCAAAGTACAACTATAAAAGATCTCGAAACAACAACCACTGAGGTAACCTCTTCAGTTGCTACCACTCCTGATACCACAATAAGTCCAGAAGTGTCTACAGTAGGGCCAACTACGCCTGAAGCAACTACACCAGAGGCAACCACGGCCGAAGACACAACATTAGAGCCTACTACGCCTGAGGCAACAACACCTGAGGCTACCACGGCTGAAGACACAACATTGGAGCCAACTACGACTGAAGCAACAACACCAGAGGCTACTACACCAGAGGCTACCACGGCTGAAGACACAACATTAGAGCCAACTACGCCTGAGGCATCAACACCAGAGGCTACCACAGCTGAAGACACAACATTGGAGCCAACTACGACTGAAGCAACAACACCAGAG GCTACCACGGCTGAAGACACAACATTAGAGCCAACTACACCAGAG GCTACCACGGCTGAAGACACAACATTAGAGCCAACTACGCCTGAAGCAACTACACCAGAGACTACCACGGCTGAAGACACAACATTAGAGCCAACTACGCCTGAGGCAACAACACCAGAAGCTACTACAACTGAAGACACAACATTAGAGCCAACTACGCCTGAAGCATCTACACCAGAGGCTACCACGGCTGAAGACACAACATTAGAGTCAACTACGCCTGAGGCATCAACACCAGAGGCTACCACGGCTGAAGACACAACATTAGAGCCTACTACGCCTGAGGCAACAACACCTGAGGCTACTACACCAGAGGCTACCACGGCTGAAGACACAACATTAGAGCCAACTACACCAGAGGCTACTACACCAGAGGCTACCACGGCTGAAGACACAACATTGGAGCCAACTACGACTGAAGCAACAACACCAGAG GCTACCACGGCTGAAGACACAACATTAGAGCCAACTACACCAGAG GCTACCACGGCTGAAGACACAACATTAGAGCCAACTACGCCTGAAGCAACAACACCAGAAGCTACCACGGCTGAAGACACAACATTAGAGCCAACTACGCCTGAGGCAACAACACCAGAAGCTACTACAGCTGAAGATATAACATTAGAGCCAACTACGCCTGAGGCAACAACACCAGAAGCTACTACAGCTGAAGACACAACATTAGAGCCAACTACGCCTGAAGCAACTACACCAGAG GCTACCACGGCTGAAGACACAACATTAGAGCCAACTACGCCTGAGGCAACAACACCTGAGGCTACTACACCAGAGGCTACCACGGCTGAAGACACAACATTAGAGCCAACTACGCCTGAGGCAACAACACCTGAAGCAACTACACCAGAGGCCACCACGGCTGAAGACACAACATTAGAGCCAACTACGCCTGAAGCAACTACACCAGAGGCTACTACGGCTGAAGACACAACATTAGAGCCAACTACGCCTGAGGCAACAACACCTGAGGCTACTACACCAGAGGCTACCACGGCTGAAGACACAACATTAGAGCCAACTACACCAGAG GCTACCACGGCTGAAGACACAACATTAGAGCCAACTACGCCTGAAGCAACTACACCAGAGACTACCACGGCTGAAGACACAACATTAGAGCCAACTACGCCTGAGGCAACAACACCAGAAGCTACTACAACTGAAGACACAACATTAGAGCCAACTACGCCTGAAGCATCTACACCAGAGGCTACCACGGCTGAAGACATAACATTAGAGCCAACTACGCCTGAGGCAACAACACCAGAAGCTACTACAGCTGAAGACACAACATTAGAGCCAACTACGCCTGAAGCAACTACACCAGAG GCTACTACGGCTGAAGACACAACATTAGAGCCAACTACGCCTGAGGCAACAACACCTGAGGCTACTACACCAGAGGCTACCACGGCTGAAGACACAACATTAGAGCCAACTACACCAGAGGCTACTACACCAGAGGCTACCACGGCTGAAGACACAACATTAGAGCCAACTACGCCTGAGGCAACAACACCTGAGGCTACTACACCAGAGGCTACTACACCAGAGACTAGTACACCAGAGGCTAGTACACCAGAGGCTACTACACCAGAGGCTACCACGGCTGAAGACACAACATTAGAGCCAACTACGCCTGAAGCAACTACACCAGAGACTACCACGGCTGAAAACACAACATTAGAGCCAACTACGCCTGAGGCAACAACACCAGAAGCTACTACAACTGAAGACACAACATTAGAGCCAACTACGCCTGAAGCAACTACACCAGAGGCTACCACGGCTGAAGACATAACATTAGAGCCAACTACGCCTGAGGCAACAACACCAGAAGCTACTACAGCTGAAGACACAACATTAGAGCCAACTACGCCTGAGGCAACAACACCAGAGGCAACCACGGCTGAAGACACAACATTAGAGCCAACTACGCCTGAGGAAACAACACCAGAAGCTACTACAGCTGAAGACACAACATTAGAGCCAACTACGCCTGAGGCAACAACACCAGAAGCTACTACAGCTGAAGACACAACATTAGAGCCAACTACGCCTGAGGCAACAACACCAGAGGCTACTACACCAGAGGCTACCACGGCTGAAAACACAACATTAGAGCCAACTACGCCTGAAGCAACTACACCAGAGGCTACCACGGCTGAAGACACAACATTAGAGCCAACTACGCCTGAGGCAACAACACCTGAGGCTACTACACCAGAGGCTACCACGGCTGAAGACACAACATTAGAGCCAACTACGACTGAAGCAACAGCACCAGAGGCTACTACACCAGAGGCTACCACGGCTGAAGACACAACATTAGAGCCAACTACGCCTGAAGCAACAACACCAGAAGCTACCACGGCTGAAGACACAACATTAGAGCCAACTACGCCTGAGGCATCAACACCAGAGGCTACCACAGCTGAAGACACAACATTGGAGCCAACTACGCCTGAGGCAACAACACCTGAGGCTACTACACCAGAGGCTACCACGGCTGAAGACACAACATTAGAGCCAACTACACCAGAGGCTACTACACCAGAGGCTACCACGGCTGAAGACACAACATTAGAGCCAACTACGCCTGAGGCAACAACACCTGAGGCTACTACACCAGAGGCTACCACGGCTGAAGACACAACATTAGAGCCAACTACGCCTGAAGCAACTACACCAGAGGCTACCACGGCTGAAGACACAACATTGGAGCCAACTACGCCTGAGGCAACAACACCTGAGGCTACTACACCAGAGGCTACCACGGCTGAAGACACAACATTAGAGCCAACTACACCAGAGGCTACTACACCAGAGGCTACCACGGCTGAAGACACAACATTAGAGCCAACTACGCCTGAGGCAACAACACCTGAGGCTACTACACCAGAGGCTACCACGGCTGAAGACACAACATTAGAGCCAACTACGACTGAAGCAACAGCACCAGAGGCTACTACACCAGAGGCTACCACGGCTGAAGACACAACATTAGAGCCAACTACGCCTGAAGCAACTACACCAGAGGCTACCACGGCTGAAGACACAACATTGGAGCCAACTACGCCTGAGGCAACAACACCTGAGGCTACTACACCAGAGGCTACCACGGCTGAAGACACAACATTAGAGCCAACTACACCAGAGGCTACTACACCAGAGGCTACTACACCAGAGGCTACCACGGCTGAAGACACAACATTAGAGCCAACTACGCCTGAAGCAACTACACCAGAGGCTACCACGGCTGAAGACACAACATTAGAGCCAACTACGCCTGAGGCAACAACACCTGAGGCTACTACACCAGAGGCTACCACGGCTGAAGACACAACATTAGAGCCAACTACGACTGAAGCAACAGCACCAGAGGCTACTACACCAGAGGCTACCACGGCTGAAGACACAACATTAGAGCCAACTACGACTGAAGCAACAGCACCAGAGGCTACTACACCAGAGGCTACCACGGCTGAAGACACAACATTAGAGCCAACTACGCCTGAGGCAACTACACCAGAGGCTACCACGGCTGAAGACACAACATTGGAGCCAACTACGCCTGAGGCAACAACACCAGAAGCTACTACAGCTGAAGACACAACATTAGAGCCAACTACGCCTGAAGCAACTACACCAGAGGCTACTACAGCTGAAGACACAACATTAGAGCCAACTACGCCTGAAGCATCAACACCAAGTACCCCATCTACACCTGCACCAATTTGTCCCCCAGGTGTTTTTGGCAATGTACCACATCCCGTTTTGTGTGACTACTATTACAATTGTATTGGAGGAATGGAAGTTTTACTGAGATGTTTAGAAGGCTTTGAGTACGATCACAGTATTAGG GGCTGCTCACGCATTTCCGAAAATGGATGTTTTGCAAGAAAAAATGTTACAACAACAATAGATTATAacacagatacaacaacagaCTACCAACTTATCGACACAACAACAGAATATATAGAATCAACAACATACAGAGAGAATATTTGTCCACCCGGTTTTTCAGGGAATTTGCCACACTCAACAATTTGCAGTCATTATTATCTTTGTGAAGAGGGTGAAGCGATACTGAAGAACTGCGCGAAGGGATTTGAGTACGATGCCGAAATTatg gACTGTGTTCCAATATCAGAGACCGGTTGTTACGCACAGCAAGGTCTAACAACAACAACGGATAACAATAGATTACCCGAGTTATCAACTTACAAGAACGACGAAGAGGACTATATATGTCCACCAATGTTTTCTGGTAATATCGAACATCCAACTTTGTGTGATTCGTATTACACTTGCTTTGCTGGAATGGAATTTTTGATGAATTGCTCTCATGGATTCGAGTTTGACCCAGTTGTTAAG AATTGCGTCCGGATTTCAAAAACTGGTTGTTTCGCAACACGATACAACTTAACATCATCAAcaacaacgacaacgacaccAACTATAACAACAACCGAAAACAATAAAGACAAACCAATATGTCCACCGAACTTCTCAGGAAATGTACCCCACGAAACAAAATGCGATTCTTACTATACTTGCTTTAGTGGATCGGAGTTTTTGATGCAATGTCCCAACggatttgaatttgattcgAATACAAAA GATTGCGTTCGAATATCGGAGACCGGTTGTTTTGCACAACAACGCTTAGCAACAACAACAGACAACAATAGATTACCCGAGCTATCTACTTATAAGAACGATGAAGAGGACTATATATGTCCACCAATGTTTTCTGGTAATATAAAGCATCCATCTTTGTGTGATTCGTATTACACTTGCTTTGCTGGGATGGAGTTTTTGATGAATTGCACTCATGGATTCGAGTTTGACCCAGTTGTTAAG GACTGTGTTCGAATATCAGAGACTGGTTGTTTTGCACAACAAGGCTTAGCCACAACAACggataacaataaattacccGAGTTATCAACTTACAAGAACGATGAAGAGGACTATATATGCCCACCTATGTTTTCTGGTAATATCGAACATCCAAGTTTGTGTGATTCGTATTACACTTGCTTTGCTGGAATGGAGTTTTTGATGAATTGTTCTCATGGATTCGAGTTTGATCCAGCTGTTAAg aaTTGCGTCCGGATCTCGAACACTGGCTGTTTTGCAACACGATACAACTTAACAACAACTACAACGACAACCACAACAACGACACCATCTACAACAACACCCGAAAACAACAAAGTCAAACCAATATGTCCACCGGCTTTCTCAGGAAATATTCCCCACAGAACGAAATGTGATTATTACTATACTTGCTTTAGTGGATCGGAGTTTTTAATGCAGTGTCCCaaagaatttgaatttgatccGAATACAAAA GACTGTGTTCGAATATCAGAGGCTGGTTGTTTCGCACATCAAGATCTAACAACAACAACGGATAACAATAGGTTACCCGAGTTATCAACTTACAAGAACGATGAAGAGGACTATATATGCCCACCTACGTTTTCTGGGAATATCGAACATCCAACTTTATGTGATTCGTATTACACTTGCTTTGCTGGAATGGAGTTTTTGATGAATTGTTCTCATGGATTCGAGTTCGATCCAGTCGTTGAG aattgCGTCCGAGTTTCGAAAACTGGTTGTTTTGCAACACGATACAACTTAAcaacaacgacaacgacatcAACTACAACCGAACACAACAAAGTCACACCAATATGTCCACCGGCTTTCTCAGGAAACATTCCCCACAGAACAAAATGCGATTATTACTATACTTGCTTCAGTGGTTCGGAGTTTTTAATGCAGTGTCCCAACGGATTTGAATTTGATCCCACAACCAAC GAATGTGTAAGGGTAACGCCGAGTGGATGTTTCGCGCGGCAAAATG ATCCAGAAAACATTTGCGCACCAGGTAAATCTGGTCACGTGCCACACCCAGAATTGTGTGACACGTTCTACCTTTGTGCCATGGGTGAACCCCTGAGGCTACATTGCAGCAGAGGATTTGAATTCTCTGCAGAAAATGGG CAATGCGTGGCGATATCTGATGATGGATGCTTTGCGAAAG TGAAACAATCAAAACAGATGCCAATTTGCTCACCAGCTAAATCTGGTAACATACCACATCAAACAAGATGCGACTCGTACTATCACTGTGAAGATGGTGAAGCCACAGAAGTATTTTGTAAAGAAGGATTGGAATTTGACCCAGAAACTAAG caATGCGCGCTCATTTCGGAGAACGGCTGCACAGCTCGCAAGTAG